The Bacteroidota bacterium genome includes a window with the following:
- a CDS encoding anaerobic sulfatase maturase gives MANDLQEFQVFAKPIGASCNLSCSYCYYLNKINLYPESGKRIMNDDTLEQYIIQHIEAASSSTIVFSWHGGEPTLLGIDYFKKIIQLQKKHQPANSHIINGIQTNGTLLNVEWCQFLAKENFTVGVSIDGPGEIHDLFRRTPDNQSSFSKTIRGIELLKKHKIFFEILCVVHSKNVGVPLYLYDFFKTLGTKYISFLPLVDRRNGFIIPESVSAEKYGQFLCAIFDEWKAKDIGEIKIQIIEEAARTAFEQEHSLCIFRKTCGGVPVIEQNGDFYTCDHFVNPAHLIGNIKYTSLSTMLNSSRQVAFGKDKWDSLPRYCLNCEVLEMCNGECPKNRFTETPDGENGLNYLCKGYKIFFNHIQPFVNEIRNAYLNR, from the coding sequence ATGGCGAATGACTTACAGGAATTTCAGGTGTTTGCAAAACCGATAGGGGCAAGTTGCAATTTGAGTTGCAGTTATTGTTACTACTTGAACAAAATCAATCTTTATCCTGAATCCGGTAAAAGAATAATGAATGATGATACGCTTGAACAATATATCATTCAGCACATAGAAGCAGCATCCTCTTCTACGATCGTATTTTCGTGGCATGGCGGTGAACCCACACTTTTAGGCATTGATTATTTTAAGAAAATTATTCAACTACAAAAAAAACATCAACCAGCAAATAGCCACATAATCAATGGTATTCAAACAAATGGGACCTTACTCAATGTTGAATGGTGCCAATTTTTAGCCAAAGAGAATTTTACAGTCGGGGTAAGTATTGATGGGCCGGGAGAAATACATGATTTGTTCAGGCGAACCCCGGATAATCAATCTTCATTCAGCAAAACCATTCGAGGTATTGAACTTTTAAAAAAGCATAAGATTTTTTTTGAGATTCTATGTGTTGTCCATTCTAAAAATGTTGGTGTACCCCTATATTTATATGATTTTTTTAAAACTCTTGGCACCAAATATATCAGTTTTCTACCACTTGTTGACCGCAGGAATGGCTTCATAATCCCTGAAAGCGTTTCGGCCGAAAAATATGGTCAGTTTTTATGTGCTATTTTTGATGAATGGAAAGCCAAAGATATTGGAGAAATAAAAATTCAAATTATCGAAGAAGCAGCACGCACAGCTTTTGAACAAGAGCATAGCCTGTGCATATTCAGAAAAACATGCGGAGGAGTCCCCGTGATAGAACAGAATGGTGATTTTTATACTTGCGATCATTTTGTTAATCCGGCACATTTGATTGGGAATATTAAATACACTTCTTTAAGCACCATGCTAAATAGCTCGCGACAGGTTGCATTTGGAAAAGATAAATGGGATAGTCTTCCGAGATATTGTTTAAATTGTGAGGTATTAGAAATGTGTAATGGAGAGTGTCCTAAAAATCGATTCACTGAAACTCCTGATGGCGAGAATGGATTGAACTATCTTTGTAAAGGATATAAAATATTTTTCAACCATATCCAGCCATTTGTGAATGAAATTAGAAATGCATATCTGAATCGGTAA